TCATCCAAGTAAAGAATAAACAAGTGCTTTGGAGACAGAAACAGGTTACTCAACCGCAAATGATTCGAGAGGAGAagcaataaagaagaaaactgaTCCCCAACATACCACTCTCTTGATCTCACAAAATCTCCAGAAGTTTTCAAACAGATTCATTTGTCTCCACAGAAAACAattgccaaatgactcctgagTATCCCATTAAAGCTGGACCTTTTGTCCGTAAAGGAACCCAATCATCAGTCGCAGTTGctgagttttcttttctttttttcataagACAAGAAATCCCATACTTATGGAATCACAATGACGTAATGATGCTTACCCAGGACCAACTGCTTGTGGGGAACAATTATTAACAGAGCAGGAATAAAGGTCTGAAAACCATTGCAAGATACCATTAATATAGCCTGTGCACACACATACAAATCAAGAAAGTGTGCGAAACTTATATTTCATATGCTCTCTCTGCCATTGACTCAAAGAAAAGGTAGAGTTATAGGATTGGAATATCATTATGGTAGTGCACTCAATCTGGGTTCATCTCTTCGCAAGGCCACTAagtagaaaaataaactgaaacaGCAATAGAATAGTAGACAAAAGTAGACAAAAGAAACATATGGGTTAGAGAACTCATATCGTCTAATTTGAAAAGTacacaaaataaattgttgttttttctCCTCTCCAGAATAGTTAAAGCAAGATATGAGTGTATTCTATCAAAAGCAATTTTCCAAGCAAGACAGTGCAGCATCAAGGGGTCAAAACGTTGCAACATCATACGTCCTGGATATCCACTTTTCCTTGGTATACACACAACAACTGAGGTACTTCACCCTGATAACTGTCAACAAATCTCTCCAAGAACTCCTTCTCCACAGGTCCAAACACAGAATGTAAGCTCAGTTTTTCAGTATTTATCAATCCTTTCGACAACAATACTCTAACAACCGAACACCTAGGGATGATTCTCTTCTGCAAACTATAATTCAAAACATACGGCGACTTGAGAATTATTTCTGACGACCATCCCATCTTGTTCACTAAAAGATCCATTGtttgcattattttcttctctgaCAGAGCAATACACTCCGGGCGCCTCCTGAAAGCAGAGAGAACATCAGCCTCCGACCAACCCCACCTGCTATAAACTTCACAATTTCGCTTCAATATCCGCTTATAATATGAACGACACATTATGCTTATTGCCAACACGGAAGTCGACTTTTCCAGGTTAAAACCCATTTCCTTAACCTCTTTCACAACTTGGCGAAACTTTTCAGTATCATGTATCAAAGCATGCGTACAATGAGCTAGCAACAGAGAAATGCATGATTCAGGCATACCTAATTCTCTCAAAATCGCGATATTTGGCACTACTTTCTTGGTGTGGGCTTGCAAGAAAATCGACGAGTTGTACTTGAAAACAGAAACGATATTTTTCTCAGGAAGCAGACTCCTCAGGAAATTATAAGTGGGCACAAGCTGTTTCTCCAAGCTTCTTTGCAAAAGATTTGGATTCAGAACCAGCGTTTTTGCGAGGTCCTCCCTTGAAACTCCAAGAGAGCTGAAAAACTCAAGCTTTGGCAAAAGGGTTTGCTCAGGCCTGGCTAAAAGAAGTTGTGGGCGGGTTTTGCAAAACTTTGAGATCTGGATTATAGAGAATCCATGGTTTCTCAGAAGACCCAAAACGGTGTCTGCATTTTCTGGGGACTGCAACTTGATCCACTTGGATGTTGAAATCGCATCTTCTAGCGACAACCCACATGAGGTTATGAGGTAATTGACGGTGAAATTGTGTTGGTCTTCTGAGATTTCTGAGGTGAACTGTCTGCAGAGTATCCGATTTTGAACAGAAAAATGTGAGGGTTTTAGATCTCTAGCAATCAATATTTCAGCTCTGGAAGCAAATGTAGAAGGAGAGAGTAAACAAACCAATCTGAGGCTCTTCAACTTGGAGAGCGGTACCATGGTAGAGGTCGATGATGATTGTTAGGAGCGTAATGGctagagagaaaaagagaggaaatagaaattggaaattgacAATATTCTCATTCATGGCAAGAGTCAACTCAGCGCAAAGTTAAATACAAGGTATGATTCCTACACGTGTTCTCTCACAACACACCTTACGTCCTCCTACTGAAAGATCTCCAACCGATATGTCAGAAGTGCCACATAGACATTTAATGGCTATaaataacatctcacatcactCCAACCGATGTGTCAAAGCTGATGTAGAATGAAGACTGGaggttgagatgttatttttgacattccaaaagcaagatgtcaaatgaatattttattttttttcttttctctttaattaaaaataaatcaacactaaaatgtaataaaataataatttaatttgacatattgCTCCCCCCTCTGTCCAAAATCTTTTCAAGTTCCCACTGCAGTGTGCCATCAGCATGAAGGGGTGGAAGAAGCTGCGGTGAAGGAGTGACTGTATTTCCTGATAGAGAAATTGAATCCTAGCAGATATGGAAGAGAATATCAGAAAGTATataagagaagaggaaaggaaaataagTCAGAGAAACGATTTGATGAATTCCTCTGTATTCTGCTGCTATATTTTTTGCACTATCTGTCATAGTGTATTAGCttactcacacacacaatgaATTAACCgttagaggagagagagagttagacACACttctaatttcaatttcagcCATCCATTACATGTCATTAGATTAGGACACTTGTCCATTGCCAAGCCCAATGAGACTTAACCAACCGatacaattcaaatatttctAACTCAGCCTATGAGCTAAGGCCCAACCCACAAAACAAACTACCAATCAGTTCACTAATTTATACACACATTCCCCTTTAAATTGTGGACTAATTTCACACCAAGAAGCTCCCTAAGATAAGTGAACTGCTCTCTTGCCAGCGCTTTGGTGAAGATATCAGCTACTTGCTTTTCTGTAGGACAGTAAACTAAATCGATCACTCCTTGCTATAACGCCTCCTTGATGTAGTGATACCTTCGATTGATATGCTTGGTTTTCTGATGGAATATAGGATTCTTAGTGATAGCAATAGCTGAAGTGTTGCCACAGTGTTGCAACAGTTTGCATTTCACCAAAGTCTTCCAGCATAAATCTTAACCAAGTGGCTTGTGTAGTTGCTTCTGATACACTAATATACTCTGCTTCAGCTATGGATAAAGCAACAAATTGTTGTTTGACAGATGCCCAAGAGAAAGCTCAACTGCCAAATGTAAAGGCATATCCAGATGTACTCTTCATATCCTCTTCTGATCCAGACCAGTCACTAAcacaaaaacccaccaaaacaGAACCTTCTCCTTTCTTGTACTTCAAACCAAAATCAAGAGTTCCTTGAATATATCGCAGAACTCTCTTTGATGTCCCATAATGCTTGTTTGTAGGACAATGCATAAACCTTGCCAACAAGCATGCAGCATACATTATGTCAGGCCTTGTCGCTGTGAGATACAGCAAGCGTCCAACAATTTTCCTGTATTGAGCTTCATCTGCAGCTCCACTATCATCGTCCTTCCTCAGTTTATCATTTGGTACCTGGGGAATGCTCACAGGTTTACAGTCCTGGAACCCAAACCTTTTCAACAGAGTTGAGGCATACTTTCTCTGATGGATGAAGATACCATCTTCAGTTTTCAAAACCCCCATTCCTAGAAAATGGTGTAATAAACCCAAATCTGTCATTTCATACTTATGCACCATATCAGTCTTAAACTCCTGTAATAACTCCTGAGAATTTTCAGTATAAActatatcatcaacatatatagACACAATGATCAAATCTGAGTCTTTTCTGCACTTGGTATATAATATTGCTTCACTAATACTTCTTTTCAAACCATACTGCACAAGGTAGGAATCTATCTCTCCATACCAGGCTTTAGGTGCCTGCTTCAAATCATACAAGGCCTTGTGCAATTTGTACACTTTATCCTCCTCTCCTTGCACAATGAATCTATCGGGCTGATCTACATACACCTCCTCTTCAAGGACACCATTTAAGAAGGCAGATTTCACATCCAACTGGTATAGCTTCCAATTGTTCTTTGCAGCTAGTGCAATAAGAGTTCTTATGGTGTCTAACCTTGCCATAGGTGCAAAGGTTTCATTATAATCTATTCCTGGCTTTTGTGCATAGCCTTTTGCAACTAGCCTCGCTTTATTCTTTTGAACCGAGCCATCTAAGTTCAACTTTGTTTTATACACCCATTTGACCCCAATCACATGCTTATCAGATGGTCTTCTTACCAACTCCCatgtctgatttttctcaatcatATTCATTTCGCTTTCCATTGCCTTTTTCCATGCCTCATCCTGTGCAGCTTCATCAAAACATTCAGGCTCAACAATACACAAATGATATCTTTCATAAATCTTACTCAAGTTCCTGTACCTCAATGGTGTGTCATCATATTGAGATGCAAGCTGTGATCTGCTAGTTTCACCATCTTCAGTAGCTAGAGgactttcaatttcaacttgaGAACCATCAACTATGACTTGCTGTTGAGGTGCAGTCACTTCTTCTATAGTTCTCATATGCATGTCTGAAATTTCATCTGCAGGTAGTGGAATGCAGACTTCTTTCACTTTGTGTTTCTCCCAGTCCCATTAGCCATTTTCATCAAAAATTACATCCCTTGAGAGCAAGACCTTTTGAGTCGCTGGATTCAATATTCTATACATACCCCTTCTCATAAACACCATATCCAGTAAAAATACCTATGGCACTTTTGCTTCTAATTTGTGCCTCAAATTTCCTGGAATAAGAGGATAACACACTGAACCAAACACTTTCAAGTGTTTAATCCCAGGTTTTCTTCTACTGAATTTCTCAAATGGTGTAATATTCTCCAAAGCTTTTGTAGGACTTCTGTTTAGCAGATACACTGATGTGTTCACTGCTTCACACCAGATGTTGTAAGGAAGTTCCTTCTCATGTCATGCACTTTGCCATCTCCACAACAGTCATGCTTTTCCTTTCTGCAACTCCATTCTGTTGTGGAGAGTATGCAACGGTGAGCTGTCTTTCTATCCCCAGATCTTCACAAAACTTTGCAAAATCATTTGAGATGAACTCTCCTCCCCTATCTGTTCTCAACTTCTTTACATGATATCCACATTGAAGCTCTACCATAGCTTTAAACTTCTTGAACACATGGAATGCCTCTTATTTGTTTCTCAAAAAATAGACCCAACACATTCTTGAATAATCATCTATAAAGGTAATAAAATATCTGTTTCCACTCAAACTTGGTGTTTGCATAGGACCACACACATCTGAATGTATTAATTCTAGTGGCTCCTTTGCTCTCCACTTTGACTCTTTGGGAAATGACTCTCTGTAATTCTTCCCCAGTGCACATCCTTGACACACGGTATCACTATTTTGGATTTCAGGCAGCCTCAATACCATTTCTTGACTCTGTAATAGCTTGAGACTTCAGAAGTTTAGATGACCAAATCTCTTGTGCCATATATGTGCACACTCTAGCACATTTGTTTTCAATGCAAGCTCCTTGTTGATGCTGAAGATTAGAGGAAAACACCTATTCCCTTTCTGTTTCACACTGACCACCAAGTTTCTTAAAGATCTATCATCAAATATATCCACCTTAGACTCTCcaaatagaagaaaataaccatGCTCTGTCATCTGTCCTACACTTAGCAAATTCTCTGCAAGACTAGGTACAAGCATAACCTCCTTTATATACCTCTTACCCTTCATTGTTTCAATGATCAGTGTCCCTTTTCTTGCCACTTGAACCAAAACTCCATTGCCTACTTGAACCTTTGCTTTCACTCTTCTGTCAATGTCTACAAGCAAGTCTTCCCTGGATGTCATATGATTGCTACATCCACTATCTATGTACCATTCATCACTTATCTTCTTTACTTCTCCAGAATGATTAGCAAAGAATAAATTTCTAGTTTCTTCAACCTGATTAGCAAAGTTCACCTGCTGCACAGACTTGTTTGTATGACAATATTTTGCAATATGCCCAATTTTGCCACACTTGTGACACTTGACTTTGTTCTTAACCCAACACTCCCCCATAGTgcagtttatcacaaaatttGCATTTATTCCCAGTGTTGTGTGCCTCATTCTTCACCGGGGGATTAGGCTTATTACTCCCATAAGCCTTGTTGacatttttatgagatttacTTATTTGACCATTGAACCAAGTTTATTTTGATCCAATGTTGAAGCGAGCAAATGCTTTCTCCATGTTATTGTCACCATGCCTATCAAGCCTCTGCTCATATCGCTTTAAGATGGCAACCACATCCTGAGCATCAATGGTGTCTAAATCCTTAGTATTTTCTATCACAACTGCAATACTATCATAGGATTTAGGTAAGCTGATTAACAGCTTCTGAACAATTCTTTGATTACTCAGATCTTCACCATAGCTCCTCATttgattaatcaaatcaaacagCTTAGCAATATATCCAGAAAGAGATTCATTATCATTCATTTGAGTGTATTCAAAATCACGCCTAAGACCTTGAAGTTTCACAGATCTTACTTGCTTATCACCAACAAATTCTTGTTTCAGAATATCCCACGCAGCCTTTGCAGTTTCTTGAGTTGCTATTCTTGGAAAAATTTGATCTGATATAGCCCCTTGGATAATACCTAGAGCTCTAGCGTCCTTCACCAAGTTCTCACGCAGTAGCTTCCTCTCTGCCTCTGTGAGCTCCTCCGTCTCTTTCGTCGGAGTTTTGTACCCATTCTCCATAAGATCCCACAGCTCGTGCGAACGGAAGATGGTATTCATTTTGATTTGCcagaatcaaaattttcaccatTAAAGATTGGTGCCCTGAGTTCCCCTCCTCCATATCCAGCCATGGAAGACCTGATCGCTGTTACGACCTTGAATCACTGCAATGAGCTTTTGCTGTGAATTCGAGCTCACCCTAATAAACACGACGCCCAGAAATTCAGACCCAACTAgactctgataccatgttagaGAAATTGAATCCTAGCAGGTATGGAAGAGAATATCAGAAAGTATAtcagagaagaggaaaggaaaatgtCAGAGAAACGATTTGATGAATTCATCTGTATTCTGCTACTGTATTTTTTGCACTATCTCTCAGAGCATATTAGctcactcacacacacaatgaATTAACCgttggaggagagagagagttagacACACTTCTAACTTCAATCTCAGCCATCCATTACATGTCATTAGATTAGGACACTTGTCCATTGCCAAGCCCTATGAGACTTAACCAATCGatacaattcaaatatttctAACTCCGCCTATGAGCTGAGGCCCAACCCACAAAACAAACTACCAATCAGTTCACTAATTTATACACTAACATTTCCCACCTTCAGTTTCAGTAGAGAAACATGAAAAACGTTGTGGATGCGAGTGTTTGGCTGGCAAATCTAAGGGATAAACT
Above is a window of Prunus persica cultivar Lovell chromosome G2, Prunus_persica_NCBIv2, whole genome shotgun sequence DNA encoding:
- the LOC109947478 gene encoding transcription termination factor MTERF15, mitochondrial-like; this encodes MVPLSKLKSLRLVCLLSPSTFASRAEILIARDLKPSHFSVQNRILCRQFTSEISEDQHNFTVNYLITSCGLSLEDAISTSKWIKLQSPENADTVLGLLRNHGFSIIQISKFCKTRPQLLLARPEQTLLPKLEFFSSLGVSREDLAKTLVLNPNLLQRSLEKQLVPTYNFLRSLLPEKNIVSVFKYNSSIFLQAHTKKVVPNIAILRELGMPESCISLLLAHCTHALIHDTEKFRQVVKEVKEMGFNLEKSTSVLAISIMCRSYYKRILKRNCEVYSRWGWSEADVLSAFRRRPECIALSEKKIMQTMDLLVNKMGWSSEIILKSPYVLNYSLQKRIIPRCSVVRVLLSKGLINTEKLSLHSVFGPVEKEFLERFVDSYQGEVPQLLCVYQGKVDIQDV